One genomic window of Gemmatimonadota bacterium includes the following:
- a CDS encoding alpha/beta fold hydrolase, with amino-acid sequence MQMAWRGMKLVIALIGVIVVNAAAQAPSPPGGVTERELTVPGPVPLPGTLTLPAGKGPFPVVVLVHGSGAGDRDLTFGAGADQVKPYRDIAWGLASRGVAVLRYDKRAKVKPFWYFGRAFTVKDETIDDAVSALQVARQQPELDPTRSFFIGHSLGGMLAPRIALADGQVAGVIIMAGATREKLQDAMPRQIEYMISLGGADTTALRAQLAQYQPFLNAIRRVTPADSAKTQNLLGAPASYYLDMNAYDPAVVMHQVTGPVLVLQGMRDYQVTPAGLDDWLKVVGPRKEMTVKRYAALNHLFFAGEGPPNPSEYAKGGHVSEEMIGDVAKWIKERKAVRPRD; translated from the coding sequence ATGCAGATGGCGTGGCGCGGGATGAAGCTGGTGATCGCACTGATCGGAGTGATCGTGGTCAATGCGGCGGCGCAGGCGCCGTCCCCTCCGGGCGGCGTCACCGAGCGGGAGCTCACCGTCCCCGGGCCCGTGCCGCTTCCGGGCACCCTGACGCTGCCGGCGGGGAAGGGGCCGTTCCCGGTGGTGGTTCTGGTGCATGGCTCGGGGGCTGGTGACCGCGACCTCACGTTCGGCGCCGGCGCCGATCAGGTGAAGCCGTATCGCGACATCGCGTGGGGGCTGGCCAGTCGTGGCGTGGCGGTCCTGCGCTACGACAAGCGCGCCAAGGTGAAGCCGTTCTGGTATTTCGGTCGTGCCTTCACCGTGAAGGACGAGACGATCGACGACGCCGTCTCCGCACTGCAAGTGGCGAGGCAGCAACCGGAGCTCGATCCGACCCGCTCGTTCTTCATCGGCCACTCCCTCGGCGGGATGCTCGCGCCGCGAATCGCGCTGGCCGATGGCCAGGTCGCCGGCGTGATCATCATGGCGGGCGCCACGCGCGAGAAGCTGCAGGATGCGATGCCGCGCCAGATCGAGTACATGATCTCACTGGGGGGTGCGGACACGACGGCGCTGCGCGCGCAGTTGGCGCAATACCAGCCGTTCCTCAACGCCATCCGGCGCGTCACGCCGGCCGACTCGGCCAAGACGCAGAACCTCCTCGGTGCACCGGCCTCCTACTACCTCGACATGAACGCATACGACCCGGCGGTCGTGATGCACCAGGTCACCGGACCGGTGCTCGTGCTGCAGGGGATGCGGGACTATCAGGTCACGCCGGCGGGGCTCGACGACTGGTTGAAGGTGGTGGGGCCGCGGAAGGAGATGACGGTCAAGCGCTACGCCGCGCTGAACCACCTCTTCTTCGCCGGCGAGGGGCCGCCGAACCCGTCAGAGTATGCGAAGGGTGGGCACGTGAGCGAGGAGATGATCGGCGACGTGGCGAAGTGGATCAAGGAGCGGAAGGCGGTCAGGCCGCGGGACTGA
- the rlmN gene encoding 23S rRNA (adenine(2503)-C(2))-methyltransferase RlmN produces the protein MTTEPSLLDLPPDAAAGRLRGWVAAEGLPTYRAAQIHRRLWVDPVATWAEATELPKALRERLTTAFPLPRLVAEVVQQSQDGTRKYLWTLPDGEKIESVLIPSAGRRTLCISSQAGCALGCTFCATGTMGLRRNLKTWEIAGQVREIVLANVAEKPTNIVFMGMGEPLVNWPAVDATLTILNSPDGFGIGARHITVSTVGIVPGMKALAARPEQFRLAISMHSPRGTDRIGIMPVEKKYPLKEVLEVAETFHKRITFEYVLIADVNDRDDDAAVLAKHARKLGAHVNLLPLHPGGAPGLVPTAPARIREFRDFLVDNGIEAVVRRSRGLDIDAACGQLRVQMEKRKRVDERVAAE, from the coding sequence ATGACGACTGAGCCGAGCCTGCTGGATCTCCCCCCCGACGCCGCGGCCGGACGGCTGCGCGGCTGGGTGGCCGCTGAAGGGCTGCCGACCTACCGCGCCGCCCAGATCCACCGCCGGCTCTGGGTCGATCCCGTCGCGACCTGGGCCGAGGCGACGGAACTCCCCAAGGCGCTCCGGGAGCGGCTGACGACGGCGTTCCCCCTGCCGAGGCTGGTGGCCGAGGTGGTGCAGCAGTCGCAGGACGGCACGCGGAAGTACCTCTGGACGCTGCCCGATGGCGAGAAGATCGAATCGGTGCTCATCCCGAGCGCCGGGCGGCGGACCCTCTGCATCTCCTCGCAGGCAGGGTGTGCCTTGGGCTGCACCTTCTGCGCGACCGGGACGATGGGGCTGCGCCGCAACCTCAAGACCTGGGAGATTGCCGGACAAGTCCGCGAGATCGTCCTGGCGAACGTTGCGGAGAAGCCGACCAATATCGTCTTCATGGGAATGGGTGAGCCGCTGGTGAACTGGCCGGCTGTCGACGCCACGTTGACGATCCTCAACTCGCCGGACGGCTTCGGCATCGGGGCGCGGCACATCACCGTCTCCACCGTGGGGATCGTGCCCGGGATGAAGGCGCTCGCCGCACGGCCCGAGCAGTTCCGGCTGGCGATCTCGATGCACTCGCCGCGCGGCACCGACCGGATCGGCATCATGCCGGTCGAGAAGAAGTATCCGCTGAAGGAGGTCCTCGAGGTCGCGGAGACCTTCCACAAGCGGATCACCTTCGAGTACGTGCTGATCGCCGACGTCAACGATCGTGACGACGATGCCGCCGTCCTCGCGAAGCACGCACGAAAGCTCGGCGCCCACGTGAACCTGCTGCCGCTGCACCCCGGCGGCGCACCGGGCCTGGTGCCGACGGCGCCGGCCCGCATCCGCGAGTTCCGCGACTTCCTGGTCGACAACGGCATCGAGGCGGTGGTGCGTCGGTCGCGCGGGCTCGACATCGACGCGGCGTGCGGGCAGTTGCGCGTGCAAATGGAAAAGCGGAAGCGGGTGGACGAGCGTGTCGCGGCCGAGTGA
- the aspS gene encoding aspartate--tRNA ligase: MLTTSLRTHRAGGLTRADVGTVVRLGGWIHRRRDLGGIVFLDLRDIDGLVQLSCDPTWTPPEVLALAAGLGAETVVLVEGTVAARRDAARDGATGSTDVEVQVSGLRVVGPAVTPAIPVARREGEELASEELRMQHRVLDLRRPELQANIIMRHRLLQRARQTMSGLGFLEIETPILTKPTPEGARDFLVPSRIYPGEFYALPQSPQIYKQLLMVAGFDRYFQIARCFRDEDLRADRQLEFTQIDLEASFVTQEDILPVIEAVLHDLWAEAGQPVTIPFGRLTYREAMERFGIDKPDLRYGFEIVDITAHVGADAASFVHDAIAAGGRLRGIHAAGAASASRKEIDAMADAAKAAGAGGLLWAKRTETGWEGQGVKAFGTTCLDALPAAVGDLLLAVVGRDGVTSPALHNVRSALTKRPGVEPKMAHAFTWVVDFPLFEQDHATGEWVFTHHPFTSPHPDDLAYVETDPSRCRAVHYDAVYNGNELGSGSIRITDPALQATVFRFLGIPADEQRRRFGFLLDALASGAPPHGGFALGFDRIAMLLAGAPSLRDVIAFPKTANARAMFEGAPTPIATRDLAALHLATLPEERS; this comes from the coding sequence ATGCTCACCACCTCCCTCCGCACTCATCGCGCCGGCGGCCTGACCCGCGCCGATGTCGGGACCGTCGTCCGCCTCGGCGGCTGGATCCATCGTCGTCGCGACCTCGGCGGCATCGTCTTCCTCGACCTCCGTGACATCGACGGACTGGTCCAGCTCTCCTGCGACCCCACCTGGACGCCGCCGGAGGTGCTCGCGCTCGCGGCCGGATTGGGGGCCGAGACGGTCGTGCTGGTCGAGGGAACCGTGGCGGCACGACGCGACGCCGCGCGGGACGGGGCGACCGGCTCGACCGATGTCGAGGTGCAGGTGAGTGGGCTCCGTGTGGTCGGCCCGGCGGTCACGCCGGCGATCCCGGTGGCTCGGCGTGAGGGCGAGGAACTCGCCTCCGAGGAGCTGCGCATGCAGCACCGCGTGCTCGACCTGCGCCGCCCGGAGCTGCAGGCCAACATCATCATGCGCCATCGCCTGCTTCAGCGCGCCCGACAGACCATGAGCGGGCTCGGTTTTCTTGAGATCGAGACGCCGATCCTCACCAAGCCGACGCCGGAAGGGGCGCGCGACTTCCTGGTGCCGAGCCGGATCTATCCTGGGGAGTTCTACGCGCTGCCGCAGTCGCCGCAGATCTACAAGCAGTTGCTGATGGTGGCCGGCTTCGACCGCTACTTCCAGATCGCGCGCTGCTTCCGCGACGAGGACCTCCGCGCCGACCGCCAGCTCGAGTTCACCCAGATCGACCTCGAGGCCTCGTTCGTCACGCAGGAGGACATCCTCCCGGTGATCGAGGCGGTGCTCCACGATCTCTGGGCCGAGGCCGGGCAGCCGGTGACGATTCCGTTCGGGCGGCTGACGTATCGCGAGGCGATGGAACGCTTCGGGATCGACAAGCCGGACCTTCGGTACGGATTCGAGATCGTCGATATCACGGCGCATGTTGGTGCCGATGCCGCGTCGTTCGTGCACGACGCGATCGCTGCTGGTGGCCGCCTCCGTGGTATCCATGCCGCTGGGGCCGCGAGCGCCAGCCGCAAGGAGATCGACGCGATGGCTGACGCCGCGAAAGCGGCCGGTGCGGGCGGGTTGCTCTGGGCCAAGCGGACCGAGACGGGCTGGGAAGGGCAGGGAGTGAAGGCCTTCGGCACGACCTGCCTTGATGCGCTGCCGGCCGCGGTGGGTGATCTGTTGCTGGCGGTGGTCGGGCGTGACGGCGTCACCTCGCCGGCGCTGCACAACGTGCGGAGCGCACTCACCAAGCGGCCCGGTGTCGAACCGAAGATGGCGCACGCCTTTACCTGGGTGGTGGACTTCCCGCTGTTCGAGCAGGACCACGCCACCGGCGAATGGGTGTTCACGCACCACCCCTTTACGTCCCCCCATCCGGACGATCTCGCGTACGTCGAAACCGACCCGTCGCGTTGCCGAGCCGTGCACTATGACGCCGTCTACAACGGCAATGAACTCGGCAGCGGCTCGATCCGCATCACGGACCCAGCGCTGCAGGCGACGGTCTTCCGCTTCCTCGGGATTCCGGCGGACGAGCAGCGTCGACGGTTCGGATTCCTGCTCGATGCCCTCGCCTCCGGTGCACCACCGCATGGTGGCTTTGCCCTGGGCTTCGACCGGATTGCGATGCTGCTCGCCGGTGCTCCGTCGTTGCGTGACGTGATCGCGTTTCCGAAGACCGCCAACGCGCGGGCGATGTTCGAAGGGGCACCGACGCCGATTGCCACGCGAGACCTCGCAGCCCTGCACCTCGCCACCCTCCCCGAGGAGCGTTCGTGA
- a CDS encoding PhoH family protein — protein MGTVDQITRATPVVQGLVDLARAGESVAPEDVFRLATNGGVPEIASPSDIRKVVLPGMRRAIVPKTPGQRTYLEVIHAHDIVIGIGPAGTGKTYLAVAKAVEALARKQVRRIILARPAVEAGESLGFLPGDLQQKVDPYLRPLYDALEDMMPPEKVARAMETRVIEIAPLAYMRGRTLADAFIILDEAQNATGAQMKMFLTRLGVNSKAVITGDKTQIDLPRREDSGLVQCERILPGIEGIGFHYFGEEDVVRHRLVRDIVRAYAEDQAG, from the coding sequence ATGGGGACGGTGGACCAGATCACCCGCGCCACGCCGGTGGTGCAGGGGTTGGTGGACCTCGCCCGGGCCGGCGAAAGCGTGGCGCCCGAGGATGTCTTCCGCCTCGCAACCAATGGTGGCGTGCCCGAGATTGCCTCGCCGAGCGACATCCGCAAGGTCGTGCTGCCGGGGATGCGCCGCGCGATCGTGCCGAAGACGCCCGGCCAGCGGACGTATCTCGAAGTCATTCACGCGCACGACATCGTCATCGGCATCGGGCCCGCCGGGACAGGCAAGACCTACCTCGCCGTGGCGAAGGCGGTCGAGGCGCTGGCACGCAAGCAGGTGCGCCGGATCATCCTGGCCCGTCCGGCGGTCGAGGCGGGGGAATCGCTGGGCTTTCTCCCCGGCGACCTGCAGCAGAAGGTCGATCCGTACCTGCGGCCGCTCTATGATGCACTCGAGGACATGATGCCGCCCGAGAAGGTGGCGCGCGCCATGGAGACGCGAGTGATCGAGATCGCGCCACTCGCCTACATGCGCGGCCGCACCCTGGCCGATGCCTTCATCATTCTCGACGAGGCACAGAACGCCACCGGTGCCCAGATGAAGATGTTCCTCACCCGTCTCGGCGTGAACAGCAAGGCAGTGATCACGGGCGACAAGACCCAGATCGACTTGCCGCGCCGCGAAGATTCGGGGCTGGTGCAGTGCGAGCGGATCCTGCCGGGGATCGAGGGGATCGGCTTCCACTACTTCGGCGAGGAAGACGTGGTTCGTCACCGCCTCGTTCGCGACATCGTCCGCGCGTACGCGGAGGATCAGGCGGGCTGA
- the ybeY gene encoding rRNA maturation RNase YbeY: MAGHSPTTVIVSGAAGGFPPTAVRRAVTTVLTGEGREAFVAVTFLGLRRMRRLNRDYKHHDRPTDVISFALPQPDGSLAGDIYLCRAVAAREARRRGLSVREEVLRLVVHGTLHVLGQDHPEGEGREHSAMWASQERYVRQVTT; the protein is encoded by the coding sequence ATGGCTGGGCACTCACCGACCACCGTGATCGTGAGCGGAGCCGCTGGCGGCTTCCCGCCCACGGCGGTGCGTCGGGCGGTCACGACAGTCCTCACGGGGGAAGGTCGCGAGGCATTTGTCGCGGTCACCTTCCTGGGGCTGCGGCGGATGCGTCGCCTCAATCGTGACTACAAGCACCACGATCGCCCGACGGACGTGATTTCGTTCGCGCTGCCGCAACCCGATGGCTCGCTCGCCGGGGACATCTATCTCTGTCGGGCCGTGGCGGCCCGGGAGGCGCGGCGTCGTGGCCTCTCGGTTCGCGAGGAGGTGTTGCGCCTCGTGGTCCACGGCACGCTCCATGTCCTGGGGCAGGATCATCCCGAGGGCGAGGGGCGCGAGCACTCGGCGATGTGGGCCAGCCAGGAGCGATACGTCCGCCAGGTCACGACGTGA
- a CDS encoding HlyC/CorC family transporter: protein MIPLLQGTLWGVTAIVLFAVAVIALAGEDEGELGARALAREPSGGDLPPERVLHVMHLAGLTLAGVLAAVGTSWWEDAAMMGVLRVVLATLVVWSIGDLVPRLLSVVAPDLVAPARRLVLATTPIVRPLLWLALALDRATAEQARAVGTAPDRITPQEMAEGVFSLAEMTVSEVMTPRLDIIAVDVAETEAAVVNTLRRSEHARLLVFDDHPDAVVGVIYAKDILPRLRPVIAPRGAWQELIRPAAFVPEAKRLDRQLRDFQRGPGHLAVVVDEFGGTAGLVTLEDILEQIVGEIRDEHDTDEVQPVQRHPDGHLTVQGGVALADLEAEIEHDFARDDVATVGGLVLAEFGRVPRAGEVVTVDGWQIAVEVITRRRVRRVGVTPPVAEPDDDEAEAS from the coding sequence GTGATTCCGCTGCTGCAGGGAACGCTTTGGGGAGTCACGGCGATCGTACTCTTCGCGGTCGCGGTGATCGCACTGGCCGGCGAGGATGAGGGGGAGCTCGGCGCACGGGCGCTCGCTCGCGAACCATCGGGTGGTGATCTGCCACCGGAGCGCGTGCTCCACGTCATGCATCTGGCCGGGCTCACGCTGGCGGGCGTCCTCGCGGCGGTCGGCACGTCGTGGTGGGAGGATGCTGCGATGATGGGCGTCCTGCGTGTCGTGCTCGCGACCCTCGTCGTCTGGTCCATCGGCGACCTGGTGCCACGCCTCCTCAGTGTCGTGGCGCCTGATCTCGTGGCGCCTGCGCGGCGCCTCGTGCTCGCCACCACGCCGATCGTTCGGCCATTGCTCTGGCTTGCGCTGGCACTCGATCGCGCGACGGCGGAGCAGGCCCGTGCCGTGGGGACCGCCCCGGATCGAATCACCCCGCAGGAGATGGCCGAGGGTGTCTTCTCGCTGGCGGAGATGACGGTGTCCGAAGTCATGACACCGCGCCTCGACATCATTGCCGTCGACGTCGCCGAGACGGAAGCGGCGGTCGTCAATACGCTTCGTCGCAGCGAGCATGCGCGATTGCTGGTGTTTGATGACCATCCCGACGCCGTGGTCGGCGTGATCTACGCCAAGGACATCCTGCCCCGGCTTCGTCCTGTCATCGCCCCGCGAGGCGCCTGGCAGGAGCTGATCCGTCCGGCGGCCTTCGTGCCCGAGGCGAAGCGGCTCGATCGACAGTTGCGGGACTTCCAGCGCGGCCCCGGACACCTGGCCGTGGTCGTCGACGAGTTCGGTGGTACTGCCGGCCTCGTGACCCTCGAGGACATCCTTGAGCAGATTGTCGGCGAAATCCGCGATGAGCACGATACCGACGAGGTGCAGCCGGTGCAGCGCCACCCCGACGGCCACCTGACGGTGCAGGGTGGCGTCGCCCTCGCCGACCTGGAGGCCGAGATCGAGCATGACTTTGCGCGCGACGACGTGGCCACCGTCGGTGGGCTGGTGCTCGCCGAATTCGGCAGAGTGCCGCGTGCTGGCGAGGTGGTCACCGTCGACGGTTGGCAGATCGCCGTCGAGGTGATCACGCGCCGCCGGGTGCGTCGCGTTGGCGTGACCCCGCCGGTCGCCGAGCCGGACGATGATGAGGCGGAGGCGTCGTGA
- a CDS encoding HlyC/CorC family transporter: MSFLLLALGLLLAVAGSAGATALVTTARAALAEAIARRLRGGDDSLAWLAETERQVAAATAATSLGIALIGVTIPGLLRQLTPTQFALAVLTLVVPATLVGGYLLPRWLTVPRAESVVESLRPVLAAWSRLLGIVMPARLTDPAENVRALAREGAASGLADDELVMVGGVMSFAQRPVRVVMTPRTEVVAVEHDASHDEVMRIFADSGYTRLPVMRGTLDEIVGIVHAFDLFKLGPDDPVPVRPVALAPESRLAGDLLLDMQRERRHFAVVLDEFGGTAGIVTLEDLLEGLVGEISDEDDGSTPSHRAPGSLLELDGSEPPRLIEEHFSVLLPGGEAASIGGLLGELAGRIPVAGERFAVVGLEVEVLQASPTRVERLLVRRGGTQPVSLDREPT; this comes from the coding sequence GTGAGCTTCCTCCTCCTCGCCCTCGGGCTCCTTCTCGCGGTCGCCGGATCGGCCGGTGCCACCGCACTGGTCACCACCGCGCGCGCAGCCCTGGCCGAAGCGATCGCACGACGGCTCCGGGGCGGCGATGACTCGCTCGCTTGGCTGGCTGAGACCGAGCGCCAGGTGGCGGCGGCGACGGCGGCAACTTCCCTTGGCATCGCGCTGATCGGGGTCACGATCCCGGGGCTGCTGCGTCAGCTCACGCCGACGCAATTCGCGCTGGCCGTTCTCACGCTCGTCGTCCCCGCCACGTTGGTCGGGGGCTACCTGCTGCCGCGCTGGCTGACGGTGCCGCGGGCGGAGTCGGTCGTGGAGTCGTTGCGCCCGGTGCTGGCGGCGTGGAGCAGGCTGCTCGGCATCGTGATGCCGGCGCGACTGACCGACCCCGCCGAGAACGTCCGCGCCCTGGCTCGCGAGGGCGCCGCCAGCGGGCTCGCCGACGACGAGCTGGTGATGGTCGGCGGCGTCATGTCGTTCGCCCAACGCCCGGTGCGCGTCGTGATGACGCCGCGCACCGAAGTCGTGGCGGTCGAGCACGATGCCAGTCACGACGAGGTGATGCGCATCTTCGCCGACAGCGGCTACACCAGGTTGCCGGTGATGCGCGGCACGCTCGATGAGATCGTCGGGATTGTCCACGCCTTCGACCTCTTCAAGCTCGGTCCCGACGACCCGGTCCCGGTGCGGCCCGTCGCACTGGCCCCCGAGTCGCGCCTCGCCGGTGACTTGCTCCTCGACATGCAGCGCGAGCGTCGCCACTTTGCCGTCGTGCTCGACGAGTTCGGCGGCACCGCAGGTATCGTGACACTCGAGGACCTGCTCGAAGGACTGGTCGGCGAGATTTCCGATGAGGATGATGGCTCCACGCCGTCCCACCGTGCCCCGGGGTCGTTGCTGGAACTCGATGGCTCGGAGCCCCCGCGCCTCATCGAGGAACACTTCAGCGTGCTCCTGCCAGGGGGCGAGGCGGCATCGATCGGGGGCCTGCTCGGCGAGTTGGCAGGGCGGATACCGGTGGCCGGGGAACGATTTGCGGTCGTTGGCCTTGAAGTGGAAGTGCTGCAGGCGTCGCCCACGCGGGTGGAGCGATTGTTGGTGCGCCGCGGCGGAACGCAACCAGTGTCCCTCGACCGGGAGCCGACGTGA
- the mgtE gene encoding magnesium transporter: MTDSRLAELVALAREGREGAFLAQAWTLEPADLADVLSSLDEDERLALVRILPAELSSQALVEMPADEHAEEIVAALDPEQAAEIVEELEDDDAADLLGEMEPEEQERILAEVEDRSGVDRLLRYDDETAGGIMTTSVVTVTDLDTVGLALEAVRRQAHDMDDVMEVYVVDGARRLVGVLSFKQLVLSTPSRLVRDGMEPAVAQVSTDVDQEEVARIMGRYNLPSIPVVDEAGRLLGRITYDDVIDVAEAEATEDLLRFGGVSPDEELGGGWSSAVQSRLPWLYVNLLTAFLAAAVVKFFLGSIDKLPFLAIWMPIVAGMGGNAGTQALAVSVRRLSLGSGAGTRFRAIVTKEMVVGVINGAAIGLVIAGLAVLLGGEWKLGLVVFLAMTGNLFVAGFAGSFIPVMLERAGIDPAIASSIFVTTFTDVCGFGLLLGLATAILL, from the coding sequence ATGACTGATTCCCGATTGGCGGAACTGGTCGCCCTCGCCCGTGAAGGACGGGAGGGTGCGTTCCTCGCGCAGGCGTGGACACTCGAACCGGCCGACCTCGCTGACGTCCTCTCGTCGCTGGACGAGGACGAACGGCTCGCCCTCGTGCGCATCCTGCCGGCGGAGTTGTCGTCTCAGGCGCTGGTCGAGATGCCGGCCGATGAACACGCGGAAGAGATCGTCGCGGCGCTTGATCCGGAGCAGGCCGCCGAGATCGTCGAGGAGCTCGAGGACGACGATGCCGCCGACCTGCTCGGCGAGATGGAACCGGAAGAGCAGGAGCGGATTCTCGCCGAGGTCGAGGATCGCTCCGGCGTCGACCGACTCCTCCGCTATGACGACGAGACCGCCGGCGGCATCATGACGACGTCGGTCGTGACCGTCACCGACCTCGACACCGTTGGTCTGGCCCTCGAAGCGGTGCGTCGCCAGGCGCATGACATGGACGACGTGATGGAAGTCTACGTCGTGGATGGCGCTCGGCGGCTGGTGGGTGTCCTCTCGTTCAAGCAGCTGGTGCTCTCGACCCCATCGCGCCTCGTGCGTGACGGGATGGAGCCGGCCGTGGCGCAGGTCTCGACCGATGTCGACCAGGAAGAGGTGGCCCGCATCATGGGCCGCTACAACCTCCCGTCGATTCCCGTGGTCGACGAGGCGGGTCGACTCCTCGGACGCATCACCTACGACGACGTCATCGACGTGGCCGAGGCGGAGGCGACGGAAGACCTTCTGCGTTTCGGCGGTGTCTCGCCGGACGAAGAACTCGGTGGTGGCTGGTCGTCAGCGGTGCAGAGCCGGCTGCCGTGGCTCTACGTCAACCTGCTGACCGCCTTCCTGGCAGCGGCGGTGGTCAAGTTCTTCCTGGGCTCCATCGACAAGCTCCCTTTCCTGGCGATCTGGATGCCGATCGTCGCCGGGATGGGGGGCAATGCCGGCACGCAGGCGCTCGCGGTGTCGGTGCGCCGCCTCTCGCTCGGGAGCGGGGCGGGGACGCGCTTTCGGGCGATCGTCACCAAGGAGATGGTCGTCGGGGTCATTAATGGCGCGGCGATCGGGCTGGTGATCGCCGGTCTCGCCGTGCTCCTCGGCGGCGAATGGAAGCTCGGCCTCGTGGTCTTCCTCGCCATGACCGGCAACCTCTTCGTCGCCGGATTCGCGGGGTCGTTCATTCCGGTCATGCTGGAGCGGGCCGGGATCGATCCCGCCATCGCCTCGTCGATCTTCGTGACCACCTTCACGGACGTCTGTGGTTTCGGCCTCCTGCTGGGGCTGGCGACCGCGATTCTGCTCTGA
- the meaB gene encoding methylmalonyl Co-A mutase-associated GTPase MeaB: MSETTLAAQVLDGKVAGVARAVSVVENARTGFEDLLSTLHPHLGHARRIGLTGPPGAGKSTLTERLTQAYRAQGLRVAVVAVDPTSPFTGGALLGDRIRMESVALDPGVFIRSMATRGSLGGLATSTREVCDVLDAAGFDRILVETVGVGQSELDVTRMADTSLLALVPESGDGIQALKSGVMEAADLFVINKSDRPGAPKLQREVEMALDLRAGKTLRNIPAHHGALRGPKGPVIPEDDSGWRPPVLLTIAAQGEGIPELVDALERHWQWLTESGGLASRRRDRLAQRTREVVDRAARRWVWQESHAEEAIAARLDEIGAGAMSPYELAAEIVAALREGARV; this comes from the coding sequence ATGAGTGAGACGACGCTGGCGGCGCAGGTGCTCGACGGCAAGGTGGCGGGTGTCGCCCGTGCCGTCTCGGTCGTGGAAAACGCCCGGACCGGCTTCGAAGATCTCCTCTCCACGCTGCATCCCCACCTTGGCCATGCCCGTCGGATCGGCCTCACCGGGCCCCCGGGCGCCGGCAAATCCACGCTGACCGAGCGACTCACGCAGGCCTACCGCGCCCAAGGGCTGCGGGTGGCGGTGGTTGCCGTCGATCCGACCTCGCCATTCACGGGTGGCGCGCTCCTGGGCGACCGGATCCGGATGGAGTCGGTCGCGCTGGACCCAGGCGTCTTCATTCGGTCGATGGCCACCCGCGGCTCCCTGGGCGGCCTGGCCACCTCGACACGCGAGGTCTGCGATGTCCTCGACGCGGCGGGCTTCGACCGGATCCTCGTCGAGACCGTGGGTGTCGGCCAGTCGGAACTGGACGTCACCCGGATGGCGGACACGTCGCTACTCGCGTTGGTCCCTGAATCGGGCGACGGCATTCAGGCCCTCAAGTCCGGCGTGATGGAAGCCGCCGACCTCTTCGTGATCAACAAGAGCGATCGTCCCGGGGCACCAAAACTGCAGCGTGAGGTCGAGATGGCCCTCGATCTCCGGGCGGGGAAGACGCTCCGCAACATCCCGGCACACCACGGCGCCCTGCGGGGGCCCAAGGGACCCGTGATCCCCGAGGATGACTCGGGCTGGCGCCCTCCCGTGCTGTTGACGATCGCCGCGCAGGGTGAGGGCATTCCCGAATTGGTGGATGCGCTCGAGCGCCACTGGCAGTGGCTGACGGAAAGCGGCGGATTGGCGAGTCGACGGCGGGATCGACTCGCGCAGCGGACGCGAGAAGTGGTGGACCGCGCCGCGCGACGGTGGGTATGGCAGGAGTCTCACGCCGAGGAAGCGATCGCGGCGCGATTGGACGAGATCGGGGCAGGCGCGATGAGCCCTTATGAACTGGCGGCCGAGATCGTGGCTGCGTTGCGAGAAGGAGCGCGCGTATGA